A stretch of the Lolium perenne isolate Kyuss_39 chromosome 3, Kyuss_2.0, whole genome shotgun sequence genome encodes the following:
- the LOC127340456 gene encoding uncharacterized protein has product MPYVVSREAILVIDLARLSLNHLVKSVKQYNAALKDPERGLQGIVNLEGNLPLLQFWFWEKFRLDRLDASIDYTGREAPLLQYWDEKKARKVCAILNEHGRDAGEYVFDLKEAWEPPRPSSPLPSFDDLPPTDSKLVLKLHESILNMRRAVMHDNLLTRIKIEEHGDYLYRFEEKLDAFCQQRANVRLKLIEMHHSTFPLHIQRSKIYAWIHAGLR; this is encoded by the exons ATGCCATATGTAGTTAGCAGGGAAGCAATCTTGGTGATAGACCTTGCCAGATTATCACTTAATCATCTAGTTAAGTCTGTAAAGCAGTATAATGCAGCACTTAAAGATCCAGAAAGAGGCCTTCAGGGTATTGTAAACCTCGAGGGGAATCTTCCTTTGTTGCAG TTTTGGTTTTGGGAAAAATTCCGTCTGGACAGACTTGATGCTTCAATCGATTATACAGGACGTGAGGCACCGCTTCTCCAATACTGGGATGAGAAAAAGGCACGCAAGGTCTGTGCCATTTTAAATGAGCACGGTCGTGACGCTGGAGAG TACGTTTTTGATCTAAAGGAGGCTTGGGAGCCTCCCAGGCCGTCATCACCATTACCTTCGTTTGACGACTTGCCGCCAACAGATTCAAAG TTGGTGCTAAAGCTGCACGAGTCGATCCTCAACATGAGACGTGCTGTAATGCATGATAACTTACTGACTCGCATAAAGATCGAAGAGCATGGGGATTATCTTTATAGATTTGAAGAGAAGCTAGATGCCTTTTGTCAGCAACGAGCCAACGTAAGACTCAAACTTATTGAAATGCACCACAGTACTTTTCCGCTACATATACAAAGGAGTAAAATTTATGCATGGATTCATGCAGGACTACGATGA
- the LOC127345879 gene encoding putative ubiquitin-like-specific protease 1B: MLTCYCGAIQVMDTIITWMQHMRPIPEIRAGRTVYMERASRVDLLVRDGRSDAYNRDVRNKNHGTNMGKVYISHDMICLPVNYENIHWYVVNVNPEERLIQVLDSMRKQTKNFKKAHPELQNMLKGMEAHLDVTSRHDCEKSDSWPDYAVNSWPVQVVKNVPQQKDGISCGLYALKNMANWIGHELSQNFTQADIDKFRKELPALIVDSPLNEEPRKQQEK, translated from the exons ATGCTAACTTGTTATTGTGGTGCCATTCAGGTCATGGATACAATCATAACATGGATGCAACACATGCGCCCCATTCCAGAAATAAGGGCAGGTCGCACTGTCTACATGGAGAGGGCATCGAGAGTGGACTTACTAGTTCGAGATGGCAGAAGTGATGCATATAACAGGGATGTACGAAACAAGAATCATGGTACTAACATGGGAAAAGTGTACATTTCCCATGACATG ATTTGTCTACCAGTGAACTATGAGAATATACACTGGTACGTGGTCAATGTGAATCCTGAAGAGAGACTAATACAAGTTTTGGACTCCATGCGTAAACAAACAAAAAACTTCAAAAAAGCCCACCCAGAACTACAAAATATG CTCAAAGGAATGGAAGCACATCTGGACGTAACATCTCGACACGACTGCGAAAAGAGTGATAGCTGGCCTGATTACGCCGTTAATAGTTGGCCAGTTCAAGTTGTCAAGAATGTGCCACAACAAAAAGACGG GATTTCATGTGGACTCTATGCGCTCAAGAACATGGCAAACTGGATAGGACACGAGCTATCACAAAATTTTACACAG GCCGACATTGACAAGTTCAGGAAAGAACTCCCAGCTCTCATAGTAGATTCTCCACTGAATGAAGAACCACGAAAACAACAAGAAAAATGA